Proteins encoded in a region of the Scomber scombrus chromosome 16, fScoSco1.1, whole genome shotgun sequence genome:
- the LOC133995890 gene encoding free fatty acid receptor 3-like: protein MATMLCSKLLLIVYIVTFLMGVPANILAFCTFCRKVRRKAAPIDILLLNLTISDLIFLAFLPFKMKEASDNMAWLLPFPLCPFTGFVFYVTIYNSTLLLTAVSVERYLGVAYPLWHSLYRRPRYAVLASIMFWVVTTLNLSIVYIMPYAQWRNGDNSTAVPPTTCYLNFTAEELRIVLPVRLELFLVLFCIPFIICCFCYANFILILSRLPNISRRRRMRAIGLALGTLIVFTVCFGPYNASHVVGFVRKESEKWRNVALLSSTFNACLDPFIFYFSSAAVRSMLSHCFRNIMAKLHILRCGVSRETIQD from the coding sequence ATGGCTACCATGCTGTGCAGTAAGTTGTTGCTGATCGTCTACATCGTCACCTTCCTGATGGGGGTCCCCGCCAACATCCTGGCATTCTGCACGTTTTGCCGCAAAGTGCGACGTAAGGCAGCCCCGATAGACATCCTGCTCCTAAACCTCACCATCTCCGACCTCATCTTCCTCGCTTTCCTGCCCTTCAAAATGAAGGAGGCCTCTGACAACATGGCCTGGCTGCTGCCCTTCCCCCTGTGCCCCTTCACTGGGTTTGTGTTCTACGTCACCATCTACAACAGCACTCTGCTCCTCACAGCTGTGAGCGTGGAGCGATACCTGGGGGTCGCTTACCCCCTCTGGCACTCCTTGTATCGCAGGCCTCGTTACGCCGTGCTCGCCAGCATCATGTTCTGGGTGGTGACCACTCTGAACCTCAGTATTGTCTACATCATGCCCTATGCCCAGTGGAGAAATGGTGACAACAGCACCGCGGTGCCTCCAACCACCTGCTACCTGAATTTCACTGCGGAGGAGCTGAGAATCGTGCTGCCGGTCCGCCTGGAGCTCTTCCTGGTCCTCTTCTGCATCCCCTTCATCATCTGCTGCTTCTGCTATGCCAACTTCATCCTCATCCTGTCACGTCTCCCAAACATCAGCAGGCGCCGGAGGATGCGAGCCATTGGCCTGGCCCTCGGCACCCTGATAGTATTCACCGTCTGCTTCGGGCCCTATAACGCCTCCCATGTGGTGGGGTTTGTGCGTAAGGAGAGTGAAAAGTGGAGGAATGTGGCATTGCTCTCCAGCACCTTCAACGCCTGCCTGGatccatttattttctacttCTCCTCTGCGGCGGTCAGAAGCATGTTGAGTCACTGCTTCAGGAACATCATGGCAAAGCTACACATCCTGAGGTGTGGTGTGTCACGAGAGACTATCCAAGACTGA